The following coding sequences lie in one Capsicum annuum cultivar UCD-10X-F1 chromosome 5, UCD10Xv1.1, whole genome shotgun sequence genomic window:
- the LOC107852837 gene encoding GDSL esterase/lipase 6 produces the protein MERVKILQLLLVTSLLVTIMSRSCVLGFNVPSIFIFGDSIFDAGNNHYNKNCTAQADFPPYGSNFFHRPTGRFTNGRTVADFVSEFIGIPIQRPFLEAQLELVNGSRKEYPANGINFASAGSGVLRPTNQDMGVTPLEDQLQQFKTLVQQNHINKTQIQQSLFFFESGSNDIFSYFYPFDAPTLTPDAYVLAMLSQVRNFVDQICKLGGRRIALFSLGPVGCVPARTLLPGAPVNKCYGKMNKMVKNYNVGLESFAKKIPTKYPGSFAVYGAVYKTVQIFRANPARYGFSDVNNACCGDGTLGGLLQCGKEGYKLCAKPNEYLFWDYFHPSEHTYKLISKALWTGSHTRIRPVNLKTLANMTLIQN, from the exons ATGGAGAGAGTGAAAATATTGCAATTGCTCCTTGTTACCTCTTTATTAGTAACGATTATGAGTAGAAGTTGTGTTTTGGGATTTAATGTTCCATCAATTTTCATATTTGGAGACTCTATATTTGATGCTGGTAATAATCACTACAACAAGAATTGCACTGCACAAGCTGATTTTCCACCATATGGTTCCAATTTCTTTCATCGTCCAACTGGTCGATTCACCAACGGCCGAACTGTTGCCGATTTTGTTT CTGAATTTATTGGGATTCCTATACAAAGGCCATTTCTGGAAGCACAACTTGAGCTGGTGAATGGAAGTAGGAAAGAGTATCCAGCAAATGGCATCAACTTTGCTAGTGCTGGTAGTGGTGTTCTACGACCAACAAATCAGGATATG GGAGTGACACCACTTGAAGATCAACTCCAACAATTCAAAACTTTAGTCCAACAAAACCACATAAACAAGACACAAATCCAACAATCACTCTTCTTCTTTGAATCAGGCTCCAATGACATCTTCAGCTACTTCTATCCATTTGATGCCCCAACACTTACCCCAGATGCCTATGTTCTGGCCATGTTAAGTCAAGTTAGAAATTTTGTTGATCAAATTTGCAAGTTAGGGGGTCGTCGAATTGCCTTGTTTTCATTAGGCCCCGTTGGTTGTGTCCCAGCTAGGACCCTCTTGCCTGGTGCACCGGTTAATAAATGTTATGGGAAGATGAATAAAATGGTTAAAAATTATAACGTGGGATTGGAAAGTTTTGCGAAAAAAATACCAACCAAGTATCCTGGTTCATTTGCTGTGTATGGCGCTGTGTACAAGACTGTTCAGATCTTCAGAGCTAATCCTGCACGTTATG GATTTTCAGATGTTAATAATGCATGTTGTGGCGATGGAACACTCGGAGGATTATTGCAATGTGGTAAAGAAGGTTACAAGTTATGTGCAAAGCCTAATGAGTACTTATTCTGGGATTACTTTCATCCATCAGAACACACTTATAAACTCATCTCAAAGGCATTGTGGACTGGAAGCCATACTCGAATTCGACCTGTGAATCTCAAAACACTAGCCAACATGACTCTCATTCAGaactaa